DNA from Aggregatimonas sangjinii:
TGAAAGTCGTATGAGCCTTCGAACTGCTTTCGCAACTCCCTATGGTTATAAATTTCGCCATTGGCCGCCAGAATCAACTTTCCGTCGGGACTCAATAGGGGTTGTTTTCCAGAGGCCGGATCGACTATTGCCAATCGCTCATGGGCCAAAATAGCTTTGGCATCCGAATAGATTCCGCTCCAATCGGGCCCTCTATGACGCACTTTTTTGGACATCTCCAATAATTGTGGCCTAAGTACTTCGGTACTTTCTTTAACATCAAAGGCGCATACAATTCCACACATATTAATCTTATTTATAGTAATTAGCGAGCAAAGATGCATTTAAACTTTCAATCTTAAAACATTAACTTCATTATATATTACATATCCGTACAATTATTATGATTTTCATATTATAATATAAGTGTAATATCTGAAACGGTCATATTTTAGATGGCTTTGTAAGTTGCTCTAATTTTAACGACTCTTTAGCAGAGGATCTTTAGATTACTCCGTAATTTTAAACACGAACAAATAAACACAATTATGAAAAGAGTTATTACCCTTGCCTTTATGGCATTGACTATGGTTTTCACTACGGAAGCCTTTGCACAAGAATTTAGCGGATTGGACAAAAGTCCCATGGATGCCGCATCTTTCCCTACCGATTACAAAGTAGCCGACAAGGTGGTTAAAATTGTATATGGTAGGCCACAATTGAAAGGTAGGTCTCTAGCGGAGTTGGCCCCTGCCGGTAAAGTTTGGAGAACAGGTGCCAACGAAGCACCGGAAATCACGTTTTACCAAGATGTAAATTTTGGAGGCCAGGATATCAAAGCAGGTACTTACGCGTTATTGACCATTCCCGGCGATAAGGAATGGACCGTTGTTTTACATGAAGGTCTCAACCAATGGGGGTCTTATTTTTACAAAGAGGGCAATGATGTTGCTCGTGTAAAAATCAATTCTACCTTAGCGGAAGAGCCCTTAGAGGAATTTTCCATTGCATTTAAGGAAGTTGAAGGTGGTGCACATATGGTTATGGGTTGGGATACCATGAGAGTTGCCGTACCTATTACTATGGAAGCTACAAAAATGTAGTAGTCATCCTCAAGAAGAAATTTAGGAAACCGTATGCCAGTTGGTATACGGTTTTTTTTGGATAGCAAATGGGGTATTTATACACCATTCTATTCGACGAGCCATTTAAAATTCGCTTCCCGGATTCAAAGAGCGCGGACAGGAGAAGCAATTCCAGAAAGTATAAATGATTGTTCCTTTAGAAAGACCGCTCCCTAACCCTCTCCCGAGGAGAGGGAACGCCGTTCGCAAAATGGATACGATAAATAAGGTCGCGCATCTTCATAACAACTACCCTTGACCCGTCAAAAGTTTATTCCGCAACGCGGCCGGCAATGTAGGTCTGCTGCGCTTGGATAGATGGGATATCCTTCAGCGGAACTTCCATCAAATCGTCGCTATAAATCGTGAAATCGGCAAACTTTCCTACTTCTATACTTCCCTTTTCGTCCTCTTCAAAATTGGAATAGGCCGCCCAGATGGTCATGCCTCTTAAGGCTTCCTCCCTAGTAAGTGCATCATCCATTTGGAAGCCTCCTTCCGGATAATTTTCGGTATCCTTTCTTGCCACGGCAGCGTAGAAGGTCAAAAATGGACTTACTTGCTCCACCGGAAAATCGGTGCCCAAGGCAACAATATCTGCCTTGTTCAATAGCTTTTTGTACGCATAGGCACCTTTCATTCGATCAGGGCCCAAACGTTCCTCCGCCCAATACATATCGCTTGTAGCATGCGTGGGTTGTATCGATGGAATGATGCCTTCCGAGAAATAGTCGAAATCAGTGGAATCGATGACCTGTGCATGTTCTATTTTCCAACGCCTGTCCGGCCGGTCTTTCAAAACTTCCCTATACGTTCGCAAGACCAAGGCATTTGCCGAATCGCCAATCGCATGCGTATTCATCTGGTATTCCGAAATGGCGAGCCTTCGGGCCAAATCCTTTATTTCGTCGATAGGCGTAACCATTGCCCCGTAATGATTCCACTTATCGGTGTAAGGTCTTTTAAGAACCGCCCCCCGAGAACCCAGAGCGCCATCGCCATATACCTTCACAGAACGCACATTAAGACGATCGGTCTTGACCGGACCTTGGTAAATATAATGGTCAACGTCTTCAGGATTGTTGCTTACCATAGCGTATACCCGAATGGATAGTTCACCCGTTTGTTGAAGACTATCGATCAATTCAATCGTCGAACGGTCTAGCCCGGCATCGTTTACCGTCGTCAATCCGTAATTGAAACATATCCTTTGCGCATCCTTGAGGGCCTGTACCTTGGTTTCCAAACTGGGTGGCGGCATTACCGAATCGATCAACCGCATAGGGTTATCAATAAGTACCCCTGTATTTCCGTAGGCATTCTTAACGATTTCACCCCCATCTACCTTGGTATTCCATTTGATTCCGGCCATATCGAGAGCGGCTTGGTTGACCAGATAGGCATGACCATCGACCCTCTCTAAGACCACCGGGGTTTCGGGAAACAACTCGTCCAGTTCTTTTTTCGTTGGGAATTCCTTCACTTCCCAATCATTCTGATCCCACCCCATTCCCCGCAACACGGGCTGCGGTTTTAGGCGCTGAAAATCCTCTACTTTCCGTAAGACCTCCTCAAAACTACTGGTACCACTGAAATCGGCCAACTGTTGATTAAGGCCCAAGCGATAAAAATGACAATGGGCATCAATAAGTCCGGGAGTAATGGTACGGCCATCGGCATCGAGAATTTGATCCGCTGTGTAAACATCGCGAACCCCCTCGGTCGAGCCCACCGCTACAAACTTACCCTTATGCACTGCAAAGGCCTGGGCCTGAGTAAAGCCCTCGTCTACTGTATACACATTGGCATTGATTACAACGAGGTCTACCTCCTCTTTCAGTATTTCGCAACTGGCAAAGACCAGCAGTAGCAGTAAACTTATTTTTTTCATATGCGTATAATTTGGGAGGAGCACAAATATACGAGAGGACAAACAAAGATTAAAGGAATTTTTGAGACGGAGAGCTCCTCTTTGAAGGTGAAACGGACTAAAATTTGATTATTGGAATCTCCTTAACTAAAAAAACATCCTCTTGCACCATGATGGGTACAATAGGATGTTTGCAATGCTTTATCTGGTCTACGCTATTGTAGCTGTTTATTCCTGTGAGAGCGTTTTGGTACCTGAAATGGCAAAGGTGCCTTGTGAAGAGGTGCTGGTACCGGAAATAGTACTTCCAGCAACTTTTAGGCTAACAGCGACCTTATCGCCTTCGACCATCACATCGAACATAATCGTACTGCCCTTGGTGGTTACATTCTCTCCCTTCATGGTGCCGCCACCCGTCTGAATTTGTACTTTATACGAATTCCCGTCTGCCACGATGAGTAGAAAACCCTCTTCATAACCTTCCGGGGCTCCTGCAACGGTATATGCCCATCCTCCTTCAAATTTATCTTTTATGAAAGTCTCTACTGTTATATCATCGGATGAATCGGTAAATGCCAAAGTCGCCTGCAAGGGCATTGCCATAAGTATGGCGGCGACAAAAATTTTGAAAATCAACTTACTGTAATCTTTCATTGTATTTGTTTTAAGAATGCGGTGAACACATTTGTTGGTTTCTAAATAATCATTATAAATGTAAAAAATATTTCCCTTGGTGTATTACAAGCATCGTACCACAAATTTATTTCGGTAAGATAATCCTTCTAAGG
Protein-coding regions in this window:
- a CDS encoding DUF2911 domain-containing protein is translated as MKRVITLAFMALTMVFTTEAFAQEFSGLDKSPMDAASFPTDYKVADKVVKIVYGRPQLKGRSLAELAPAGKVWRTGANEAPEITFYQDVNFGGQDIKAGTYALLTIPGDKEWTVVLHEGLNQWGSYFYKEGNDVARVKINSTLAEEPLEEFSIAFKEVEGGAHMVMGWDTMRVAVPITMEATKM
- a CDS encoding amidohydrolase, producing MKKISLLLLLVFASCEILKEEVDLVVINANVYTVDEGFTQAQAFAVHKGKFVAVGSTEGVRDVYTADQILDADGRTITPGLIDAHCHFYRLGLNQQLADFSGTSSFEEVLRKVEDFQRLKPQPVLRGMGWDQNDWEVKEFPTKKELDELFPETPVVLERVDGHAYLVNQAALDMAGIKWNTKVDGGEIVKNAYGNTGVLIDNPMRLIDSVMPPPSLETKVQALKDAQRICFNYGLTTVNDAGLDRSTIELIDSLQQTGELSIRVYAMVSNNPEDVDHYIYQGPVKTDRLNVRSVKVYGDGALGSRGAVLKRPYTDKWNHYGAMVTPIDEIKDLARRLAISEYQMNTHAIGDSANALVLRTYREVLKDRPDRRWKIEHAQVIDSTDFDYFSEGIIPSIQPTHATSDMYWAEERLGPDRMKGAYAYKKLLNKADIVALGTDFPVEQVSPFLTFYAAVARKDTENYPEGGFQMDDALTREEALRGMTIWAAYSNFEEDEKGSIEVGKFADFTIYSDDLMEVPLKDIPSIQAQQTYIAGRVAE